In Carya illinoinensis cultivar Pawnee chromosome 10, C.illinoinensisPawnee_v1, whole genome shotgun sequence, one DNA window encodes the following:
- the LOC122278323 gene encoding uncharacterized protein LOC122278323 has product MMGTDLQIETEVEKDNERIVHSEQRKPYRAFLDEDWDAMKKFYEKNPQLIFKPLTMEGDTAFHIAAYSKETELLRCFLGLVPNSRQSEVALSKNCHGNTTLHEVASTDNIEAAELLISKLQMTDDRESTARGNNQATLKELLEDRNQLGETPLYRSAALGKSKMLKFLAKRVGNIKDHYQRNDCVSILHIAVIGQHFDTAVWLLEKDKELGKRMTEAGITCLHILAKMPLAFMSSVRKYHSIKKVREYHFIKTLLYHCLPDHLYDHDDEDEDDKDDGSDLDCGLSSKSPRIPKTHPSAISRIYNTLWRTAAKEWPSIEKVWKSKRIHKSALELTKLLVQMDTTWEKSFIVDDRTLSLGSMDSLDDVFIDVGGGGKSSTSSTTATVGEGKSSGSGSEQEAYTPLLIAAAEGIVEIVDEILQEHPQAIEHLSKDEENILHVAISHRQLEVFQNLKKMDVILKSRLVSRINVRGYTILHQVADIKNSREENETAGGGGPAFKLRDELKWLERVEKIMPPHYSLHRDKDGWTAKERFREQHAPLLKEAKTWLKDTTGSCSTVAVLVAGVVFAAAYSVPGGTNASGVPRMLHSPIFMAFTITDIIALASSLTSVVMFLTITSSPLEQDYFLEDIPQKLMIGFSFLFFSTILSMISFSSSLLIILRFDQMRSWTLTGTYAVTLLPVCLFGFFQLPLFTWFTRRTLHYLHKRITKKFLPQAFLPRKFLKKGKPKSY; this is encoded by the exons ATGATGGGAACAGATTTGCAGATTGAGACAGAGGTAGAGAAAGATAATGAAAGGATTGTCCATTCTGAGCAGAGGAAGCCTTACCGGGCCTTCCTGGACGAAGACTGGGATGCCATGAAGAAATTCTACGAGAAAAATCCCCAACTGATCTTTAAACCTCTGACAATGGAGGGGGACACTGCTTTTCATATTGCGGCATATAGTAAAGAAACAGAACTGCTTCGATGTTTCCTTGGTCTTGTACCTAACTCCAGGCAGTCGGAAGTGGCCTTGTCTAAGAATTGTCACGGTAACACTACGCTTCACGAGGTAGCCTCCACGGACAACATTGAAGCAGCAGAGCTCTTGATTAGTAAACTCCAAATGACCGATGATCGAGAAAGTACAGCCCGTGGAAACAATCAGGCCACCCTGAAAGAGCTACTGGAGGATCGGAACCAACTTGGTGAAACTCCTCTGTATAGGTCTGCTGCCCTTGGAAAGTCCAAAATGCTCAAGTTTTTGGCTAAAAGAGTTGGGAATATAAAGGATCACTACCAAAGGAATGACTGCGTCTCCATTCTCCATATCGCTGTCATTGGCCAACActttg ATACCGCTGTTTGGTTGCTAGAAAAGGACAAAGAACTTGGAAAAAGAATGACAGAGGCTGGCATTACTTGTCTTCATATACTAGCGAAAATGCCACTTGCTTTCATGAGTTCGGTCCGCAAGTACCACTCCATCAAGAAGGTCCGCGAGTACCACTTCATCAAGACTCTCCTCTATCATT GTCTTCCTGACCATCTATATGATCATGACGACGAGGATGAGGATGATAAAGATGATGGTAGCGATTTGGATTGCGGCCTAAGCAGCAAAAGCCCTCGCATACCAAAAACACATCCATCAG CAATTTCAAGAATATATAATACTTTGTGGAGAACTGCAGCCAAAG AATGGCCATCCATCGAAAAAGTCTGGAAGTCTAAAAGAATTCACAAATCAGCTCTAGAACTCACAAAATTGCTAGTGCAAATGGATACTACGTGGGAAAAGAGTTTTATAGTAGACGACAGGACGCTTTCCTTGGGGAGTATGGATAGCTTGGATGATGTTTTTATTGATGTTGGAGGAGGAGGAAAATCAAGCACCAGCAGTACTACAGCTACTGTTGGAGAAGGTAAATCATCAGGATCTGGATCAGAACAGGAAGCTTACACCCCATTGCTGATTGCAGCCGCTGAAGGAATAGTTGAAATAGTGGACGAGATACTACAAGAGCATCCTCAAGCAATTGAGCACTTGAGTAAGGATGAGGAAAACATATTGCACGTGGCTATTAGCCACCGTCAACTAGAAGTCTTTCAGAATCTAAAGAAGATGGACGTAATTCTTAAAAGTAGGTTGGTCTCGAGGATCAATGTGCGAGGCTACACCATATTGCATCAGGTCGCTGACATTAAAAACAGTCGTGAAGAAAACGAAACAGCTGGCGGCGGTGGCCCTGCTTTCAAATTGAGGGATGAGTTGAAATGGTTGGag CGAGTGGAAAAGATAATGCCGCCCCATTATAGCTTGCACCGAGACAAAGACGGTTGGACTGCAAAGGAGCGCTTCAGAGAGCAACACGCTCCGCTTCTCAAGGAAGCAAAAACGTGGCTAAAGGATACCACTGGATCGTGCTCAACCGTCGCCGTCCTCGTCGCCGGTGTTGTTTTCGCAGCTGCCTACTCCGTTCCAGGAGGTACCAACGCATCCGGCGTCCCGAGAATGCTTCACTCTCCCATCTTCATGGCCTTCACCATCACGGATATTATCGCTCTTGCGAGCTCCTTAACTTCCGTCGTCATGTTCCTCACGATCACTTCATCTCCACTTGAACAAGACTATTTCCTCGAGGATATCCCTCAGAAGCTGATGATCGgcttcagttttctcttcttctccacGATACTGTCAATGATTTCCTTCTCTTCGAGTCTTCTAATCATACTTCGTTTTGATCAGATGAGATCTTGGACTCTGACTGGGACTTATGCTGTTACACTCCTTCCTGTTTGCCTGTTTGGGTTTTTTCAGTTACCCTTGTTCACTTGGTTCACCAGAAGGACTTTGCACTACCTTCACAAGAGAATAACGAAGAAGTTTCTTCCCCAGGCATTCCTTCCACGTAAATTCCTCAAGAAAGGCAAGCCAAAGTCCTATTGA